In a single window of the Equus quagga isolate Etosha38 chromosome 7, UCLA_HA_Equagga_1.0, whole genome shotgun sequence genome:
- the FOXK1 gene encoding forkhead box protein K1: MTSSVSVGMCMSVLFTCAVKGKLVSGCTFRFPSTAIKIQFTSLYHQEEAPASPLRPLYPHISPLKIHIPEPDLRSLVSPVPSPTGTISVPNSCPASPRGAGSSGYRFVQNVTSDLQLAAEFAAKAASEQQADTSGGDSPKDESKPPYSYAQLIVQAISSAQDRQLTLSGIYAHITRHYPYYRTADKGWQNSIRHNLSLNRYFIKVPRSQEEPGKGSFWRIDPASEAKLVEQAFRKRRQRGVSCFRTPFGPLSSSGLQTPECLSREGSPIPHDPDFGSKLASVPEYRYSQSAPGSPVSAQPVIMAVPPRPPSLVAKPVAYMPASIVTAQQPSGHAIHVVQQAPPVTMLRVVTTSASSANGYILASQAPAGGAHEAAGTAVLDLGSEARGLEEKPTIAFATIPAASRVIQTVASQMAPGVPGHTVTILQPATPVTIGQHHLPVRAVTQNGKHAVPTNSLAGSTYALTSPLQLLAAQASSSTPVVVTRVCEVGPEEPAVAAATTTATPTTTATATTSASSTGEPEVKRSRVEEPLGTVTAQAGVITAAGPQGPGTGE, from the exons ATGACGTCGTCAGTGTCTGTGGGGATGTGTATGTCTGTTCTGTTCACGTGCGCGGTGAAAGGAAAACTGGTGTCAGG GTGCACTTTCCGGTTCCCCAGCACGGCCATAAAGATCCAGTTCACCTCGCTGTACCACCAGGAGGAGGCCCCGGCCTCCCCACTCCGGCCGCTGTACCCGCACATCTCCCCGCTGAAGATCCACATTCCGGAGCCGGACCTCCGGAGCCTGGTcagccctgtcccctccccgACCGGCACCATCAG TGTTCCCAACTCCTGCCCGGCCAGTCCACGTGGAGCCGGGTCCTCCGGCTACCGCTTTGTGCAGAACGTGACCTCGGACCTGCAGCTGGCAGCAGAGTTCGCCGCGAAGGCCGCCTCGGAGCAGCAGGCAGACACATCCGGAGGGGACAGCCCCAAG GATGAGTCGAAGCCGCCGTACTCGTACGCGCAGCTCATCGTGCAGGCCATCTCCTCGGCGCAGGACAGGCAGCTGACACTCAGCGGGATCTACGCGCACATCACCAGGCATTACCCTTACTACCGGACGGCCGACAAGGGCTGGCAG AATTCTATCCGACACAACCTCTCTCTGAACCGTTACTTTATTAAAGTCCCGCGCTCCCAGGAGGAGCCCGGGAAGGGGTCGTTCTGGCGAATAGACCCTGCCTCAGAAGCCAAGCTCGTGGAACAGGCCTTCCGGAAGCGCAGGCAGAGGGGCGTCTCCTGCTTCCGCACCCCCTTTGGGCCTCTGTCGTCCAG TGGCCTGCAGACCCCAGAGTGCCTGTCTCGGGAGGGCTCGCCCATTCCTCACGACCCTGACTTTGGGTCAAAGCTAGCGTCTGTCCCCGAGTATCGGTATTCCCAGAGCGCACCCG GCTCCCCCGTCAGCGCCCAGCCCGTGATCATGGCCGTGCCTCCCCGACCACCCAGTTTAGTGGCCAAGCCCGTCGCCTACATGCCAGCTTCCATAGTGACGGCACAGCAGCCCTCTGGCCACGCCATCCACGTCGTGCAGCAGGCCCCCCCTGTGACCATGCTCAGGGTGGTCACCACCTCTGCCAGCTCTGCCAACGGATACATCCTCGCCAGTCAGGCCCCGGCAGGGGGCGCCCACGAGGCGGCGGGCACAGCCGTGTTGGACCTGGGCAGTGAGGCGAGAG GCTTGGAAGAGAAACCCACCATTGCGTTTGCCACCATCCCTGCTGCCAGCCGAGTGATCCAGACGGTGGCTAGCCAGATGGCCCCCGGGGTCCCCGGACACACGGTTACCATTCTTCAGCCAGCCACACCGGTGACCATCGGGCAGCACCATCTTCCGGTCCGGGCCGTGACTCAGAACGGCAAGCACGCCGTCCCCACAAATAGCTTAGCCGGCAGCACTTACG CCCTCACGAGCCCCCTGCAGCTCCTCGCGGCCCAAGCCAGTTCGTCCACTCCGGTGGTGGTCACCCGGGTGTGCGAGGTGGGGCCCGAGGAGCCGGCAGTGGCAGCagccaccaccaccgccaccccAACCACCACAGCCACCGCCACcacctctgcctcttccactggGGAGCCTGAGGTCAAAAGGTCCCGAGTGGAGGAGCCCCTCGGGACTGTGACCGCACAGGCCGGGGTGATCACGGCTGCCGGCCCGCAGGGGCCCGGAACCGGGGAGTGA